Proteins encoded by one window of Bradyrhizobium sp. B097:
- the rfbA gene encoding glucose-1-phosphate thymidylyltransferase RfbA has protein sequence MKGIILAGGTGSRLYPVTTVVSKQLLPVFDKPMIYYPLSTLMLGGIRDILIISTPQDKPLFQRLLGDGSEMGVRFAYATQETPRGLADAFIVGREFIGDDSVALVLGDNIFYGHGLPSMLSAASVRKKGATVFGYVVNAPEQYGVIELDGTGRALSIEEKPKRPKSNVAVTGLYFYDNDVVDIAAGIKPSPRGEIEITDVNKAYLERGDLYVEVLGRGFAWLDTGTHSSLVEASHFVQILEQRQGLRIACPEEIALRQGYISLEAFARVAQKTAKSSYGEYLLSVYRSFQGQPRTAEVFKHAV, from the coding sequence ATGAAAGGCATTATCCTTGCCGGTGGCACCGGCTCGCGCCTCTACCCCGTGACCACCGTCGTCTCCAAGCAGCTGCTGCCCGTCTTCGACAAGCCGATGATCTATTATCCGCTGTCGACGCTGATGCTCGGCGGAATCCGCGATATCCTGATCATCTCCACGCCGCAGGACAAGCCGCTGTTCCAGCGCCTGCTCGGCGACGGCAGCGAGATGGGTGTCCGGTTCGCCTATGCCACCCAGGAGACCCCGCGGGGCCTCGCCGACGCCTTCATCGTCGGACGCGAGTTCATCGGCGATGACTCGGTCGCCCTTGTGTTAGGGGATAACATTTTCTACGGCCACGGCCTGCCGAGCATGCTGTCGGCCGCCTCGGTCCGCAAGAAGGGCGCCACCGTGTTCGGCTACGTCGTCAACGCGCCGGAACAGTACGGCGTGATCGAGCTGGACGGCACCGGACGGGCGCTGTCGATCGAGGAGAAGCCGAAGCGGCCGAAGTCCAACGTCGCGGTCACCGGTCTCTATTTCTACGACAATGACGTGGTCGACATCGCCGCCGGCATCAAGCCGTCGCCGCGCGGCGAGATCGAGATCACCGACGTCAACAAGGCCTATCTCGAGCGCGGCGACCTCTATGTCGAGGTGCTCGGCCGCGGCTTTGCCTGGCTCGACACCGGCACCCATTCCTCGCTGGTCGAGGCCAGCCATTTCGTACAGATCCTGGAGCAGCGCCAGGGCCTGCGCATCGCCTGCCCCGAGGAGATCGCGCTGCGCCAGGGTTACATCTCGCTGGAAGCCTTCGCGAGGGTGGCACAGAAGACCGCCAAGAGCAGCTACGGCGAGTATCTGCTGTCGGTCTACCGCTCGTTCCAGGGTCAGCCCCGCACTGCCGAGGTATTCAAACATGCGGTTTAA
- a CDS encoding glycosyltransferase family 2 protein — translation MSTKTIGKQRPSGAEYASLQTQFSRYDRTTFSGFVYDRADPTRRYAVELLVDGEPYMSSLCDEFVTELADAGIGDGRFGFTFNVQDEVSSNAAIIEARLANIGSPVGAPIRCDVAAPQAQWHRIGEIKWAGGLRFEGWLSQDVDEDIEILIAQRPVMTVKPIGWTNVARGSEFGVGRRIDFHLPEHFADGRVRGLSARTISGRSLISEPVAFVAFERGLEQTIAELGRWDSERLRGQLFDQLLPASVPFHTYRNWKERFSPTAPSDVPSEAAVVLIGDARVDESIESLEAQRHAAWSAVSLPARGFSQFDSGAAREFVDGDAANSAFFVFCLSGTILAEDALQRFADVFASEPGCELVYGDVEVAAGAGAVWPLAFSAFDRERALEQGYGAYCFAVCRERAVEALRSATSLYDIFIGCVDAERTYHLPGSVAALPRIDASAATTELVAASQAYFARTGVEANVEPRKAGLLPAVRVKRAVDWNERTTIIVPTRNRAELLKRCIETVLPAAHETNARILVVDNSSSEPEALDYLEGLSADEIDVISVEGPFNFAAINNAAVDCVDTENICFLNNDVQALDDGWLAEMLWRLSAPDVGAVGAKLLWPSSVVQHGGVVLGANFSAAHAFNDRMDGDPGYGDLLQVAHECSAVTAACLLMRKRDFVAVGGMDEIRFPISFNDIDLCLKLRQLGKRIVFTPDAKLVHLESASRGRDSAPDRKARFGRELAMLRAKWGEVLLDDPYYSPLLGLDSTPFSSLAWPPRSWKPRANLPPVPTAPPIGM, via the coding sequence ATGAGCACGAAGACGATTGGCAAGCAGAGGCCCTCAGGAGCTGAATACGCGTCGTTGCAGACGCAATTCTCCAGATACGATCGCACCACGTTTTCTGGATTTGTTTATGACCGCGCCGATCCGACCCGACGCTACGCCGTCGAACTGCTGGTCGACGGCGAGCCATACATGTCATCATTGTGTGACGAGTTTGTAACAGAGCTTGCCGATGCCGGAATCGGCGACGGTCGATTTGGCTTTACGTTCAACGTGCAGGACGAGGTCAGCTCGAACGCTGCGATCATCGAGGCAAGACTGGCGAATATCGGAAGTCCCGTCGGTGCTCCGATTCGCTGCGATGTCGCTGCACCGCAAGCGCAGTGGCACCGAATCGGCGAGATCAAATGGGCCGGAGGCTTGCGCTTCGAGGGCTGGCTCTCGCAGGACGTCGACGAAGACATCGAGATCCTGATCGCGCAACGGCCGGTGATGACCGTGAAGCCGATCGGGTGGACCAACGTTGCGCGGGGCAGCGAGTTCGGCGTCGGCCGCCGGATCGATTTTCACCTGCCCGAGCATTTCGCCGACGGTCGCGTGCGCGGCCTGTCGGCGCGGACAATTTCGGGACGGAGCCTGATCTCGGAGCCGGTCGCATTCGTCGCTTTCGAGCGCGGCCTGGAGCAGACCATCGCGGAGCTCGGACGCTGGGATAGCGAGCGGCTGCGCGGGCAATTGTTCGATCAGCTCTTGCCTGCCTCGGTGCCGTTCCACACCTATCGCAACTGGAAAGAGCGGTTCTCGCCGACAGCACCGTCCGACGTTCCATCCGAGGCCGCGGTCGTCCTGATCGGGGATGCCAGGGTGGACGAAAGCATCGAGAGCCTGGAGGCCCAGCGGCACGCGGCCTGGTCGGCGGTGTCTCTGCCGGCGCGGGGGTTCAGTCAGTTCGATTCCGGCGCTGCGCGCGAGTTCGTCGACGGCGATGCCGCCAACAGCGCGTTCTTCGTCTTCTGCCTGAGCGGGACGATCCTTGCGGAAGATGCCTTGCAGCGCTTCGCCGATGTGTTCGCGTCCGAGCCCGGTTGCGAGCTCGTCTATGGCGACGTCGAGGTCGCGGCCGGCGCCGGCGCTGTCTGGCCGCTGGCGTTTTCGGCATTCGATCGCGAACGTGCGCTCGAGCAGGGCTATGGCGCGTATTGCTTTGCGGTGTGCCGGGAACGTGCCGTGGAAGCGCTGCGATCGGCGACGTCGCTCTACGACATCTTCATTGGCTGCGTGGATGCTGAGCGAACCTATCATCTGCCGGGATCTGTTGCGGCGTTGCCGCGAATTGATGCGTCCGCCGCAACCACCGAACTGGTCGCTGCAAGCCAGGCGTATTTTGCCAGGACTGGCGTCGAGGCGAATGTCGAGCCGCGGAAGGCAGGGCTTCTTCCAGCTGTGCGGGTCAAGCGCGCGGTCGATTGGAACGAGCGCACCACCATCATCGTCCCGACCAGGAATCGCGCCGAACTGCTCAAGCGCTGCATCGAGACGGTCCTGCCGGCCGCACATGAGACCAACGCCCGGATTCTCGTTGTCGACAACAGCTCGAGCGAGCCGGAAGCGCTGGACTATCTCGAGGGTCTCTCAGCGGACGAGATCGACGTCATTTCGGTCGAGGGGCCGTTCAACTTCGCAGCCATCAACAACGCCGCCGTCGATTGCGTCGACACGGAGAACATCTGCTTCCTCAACAACGACGTCCAGGCGCTCGACGACGGCTGGCTGGCGGAGATGCTGTGGCGGCTGTCCGCTCCCGACGTCGGAGCCGTCGGCGCAAAGCTGCTCTGGCCGAGCAGCGTCGTGCAGCATGGCGGGGTGGTACTGGGGGCGAATTTCTCCGCTGCGCATGCCTTCAACGACCGGATGGATGGTGATCCCGGCTACGGCGATCTGCTCCAGGTGGCGCACGAATGTTCGGCGGTGACGGCCGCGTGCCTCTTGATGCGCAAGCGCGATTTCGTGGCCGTCGGCGGCATGGACGAGATCCGCTTTCCGATCAGTTTCAACGATATCGATCTGTGCCTGAAGCTGCGCCAGCTCGGAAAGCGGATCGTATTCACGCCGGACGCGAAACTCGTTCACCTGGAGTCGGCAAGCCGGGGCCGCGATTCCGCGCCGGACCGCAAGGCACGCTTCGGGCGCGAGCTGGCGATGCTGCGCGCGAAGTGGGGCGAGGTGCTGCTCGACGATCCCTATTACAGCCCGCTGCTCGGGCTGGACTCGACGCCGTTCTCGTCGCTGGCATGGCCGCCGCGGTCATGGAAGCCGCGCGCCAACCTCCCGCCTGTGCCGACTGCTCCTCCGATCGGGATGTAA
- a CDS encoding glycosyltransferase family 2 protein — protein sequence MPLVAWEDKSTAICDRIRSTRGTLKIVLKTKDDPYFLADWAAHHRQIVGDSNLIIFDNGSSDAKVLSIYENLVPDLLVARFGGFHNDLHNANKFESLYASLSASSDFFCFLDTDEFLTFYDGERFIRDAAMLDRLKDKEGGAFIPSTWLYNAPSYRDRMLCGTELGTLRHGLAWGKPLIRSAAAPLSGEVNHNCQIAKGKKAPAAWFGFFLLHMATLSPAQRVRANMNKLIARGFLQSGDSVEKALERDLSRATENEKLYVTEIKRLLSLREDPGSELAPLGRGSMRIEQSGKVEFASPDEARVFAEFGASFGALCAEMLPS from the coding sequence ATGCCGCTCGTTGCATGGGAAGATAAGTCTACTGCGATTTGTGACCGTATCCGCAGCACCCGTGGAACGCTCAAGATTGTCCTCAAGACGAAGGATGACCCGTATTTCCTTGCCGATTGGGCAGCCCATCACAGGCAAATTGTCGGTGACTCGAACCTGATCATTTTTGACAACGGATCTTCCGACGCCAAGGTCCTGTCGATTTACGAAAATCTGGTTCCGGACCTGCTGGTCGCCCGTTTCGGCGGGTTTCACAACGACCTGCACAATGCCAACAAATTCGAAAGTCTTTACGCAAGCCTTTCTGCGTCTTCCGATTTCTTTTGCTTTTTGGATACGGACGAATTTCTCACGTTTTATGACGGCGAACGGTTCATCCGCGACGCTGCGATGTTGGATCGCTTGAAAGACAAGGAAGGCGGCGCGTTTATCCCGTCGACCTGGCTGTACAACGCTCCTTCCTATCGCGACAGAATGCTGTGCGGCACCGAATTGGGCACGCTTCGGCATGGGTTGGCCTGGGGCAAGCCTTTGATCCGGTCAGCCGCGGCGCCCCTGTCGGGAGAGGTCAATCACAATTGCCAGATCGCCAAGGGAAAGAAGGCCCCTGCGGCGTGGTTCGGATTCTTCCTGCTGCATATGGCGACCTTGTCGCCGGCGCAGCGGGTTCGCGCCAACATGAACAAGCTGATTGCGCGAGGCTTCTTGCAGTCCGGAGATTCGGTTGAGAAGGCTCTGGAGCGAGACCTATCGCGAGCGACAGAAAACGAGAAGCTGTACGTAACCGAGATCAAGCGGCTGCTCTCTCTCCGAGAAGATCCCGGATCCGAACTCGCTCCCTTGGGACGCGGATCGATGCGAATTGAGCAGTCGGGTAAAGTTGAGTTTGCATCGCCCGATGAGGCGCGCGTCTTTGCCGAGTTCGGCGCTTCCTTTGGCGCACTTTGCGCTGAGATGCTGCCTTCTTGA
- the rfbD gene encoding dTDP-4-dehydrorhamnose reductase: MRILLTGTRGQVGSALKPLLEGHGTIIAPPTAEFDLAKPEMLTDELERLKPDLIINPAAYTAVDRAEDERELAFLINARGPEALAKWAAANRVPLVHFSTDYVFNGSGDRSWREDSPTEPLSAYGASKLAGDVAIQAAGGAHLIARTSWVYAAKGTNFLRTIARLAGERKELRIVADQIGAPTTAQAIASAVAGIVLPNIATLHDQLARRGGVVNLVCAGETSWHGFATAIVGGLRSRGVTLAVDNIVPIATADFPTKAVRPGNSRLDLTRLKTQFGVAMPTWQEALASELDSYVQLGVPAHA; the protein is encoded by the coding sequence ATGCGGATTCTTTTGACGGGAACGCGCGGCCAGGTTGGCAGTGCGCTCAAGCCTCTGCTGGAAGGCCACGGCACCATCATCGCGCCGCCGACCGCGGAGTTCGATCTCGCGAAACCGGAGATGTTGACGGACGAGCTCGAGCGACTGAAGCCCGATCTCATCATCAATCCCGCCGCCTATACGGCCGTCGATCGCGCCGAGGACGAGCGCGAGCTGGCGTTCCTGATCAACGCCAGGGGACCCGAAGCGCTCGCGAAATGGGCCGCAGCGAACCGCGTGCCGCTGGTGCATTTCTCCACGGACTACGTTTTCAATGGTTCAGGAGACCGGTCGTGGCGCGAGGACAGCCCGACCGAACCGTTGTCGGCCTACGGCGCAAGCAAGCTTGCCGGCGATGTCGCGATCCAGGCGGCGGGTGGGGCGCATCTGATCGCGCGGACCTCCTGGGTCTATGCCGCAAAGGGCACGAATTTCCTGCGCACCATCGCGCGGCTCGCCGGCGAGCGTAAGGAGCTGCGGATCGTGGCCGATCAAATCGGCGCGCCGACGACGGCACAGGCGATTGCGAGCGCGGTCGCCGGCATCGTCCTGCCGAACATCGCCACGCTGCACGATCAGCTCGCGCGCAGGGGCGGTGTCGTCAATCTTGTTTGCGCCGGCGAAACCAGCTGGCACGGCTTTGCAACCGCCATTGTCGGCGGGCTGAGGTCGCGTGGCGTCACGCTCGCGGTCGACAACATCGTTCCGATTGCGACGGCCGATTTCCCGACCAAAGCGGTCCGTCCGGGCAATTCACGGTTGGATCTGACGCGGCTCAAGACGCAGTTCGGGGTCGCGATGCCGACGTGGCAGGAAGCGCTCGCAAGCGAGCTGGACTCGTATGTCCAGCTCGGCGTGCCCGCCCACGCCTAG
- a CDS encoding glycosyltransferase, which yields MLASVVIACYKHEAYLEHCLETVFDQTYPELELIIVDDNSPDNSFQLAERLLKRKSFAKRFASCKLLKNPTNMGAHFTWNRALSLATGEMLFLLNSDDAFSKERVEAFVGRHGAEKLFFGFSSIEPIDENGKSIKSYQFPARLRYATSQAAGADRPLSWSFLESQIAASTGNFVLSAELLRRTGWFADLKYCHDWEFALRAITIVEPKYVEADQYMYRLHASNSFRGLSSVAESETRACMQTYSLRAMVSKPSNRTCLSPLNMGDAFYRLIKNYPNFNYWMRQLYAPYMAEHRTVEKNQWTVPAEWH from the coding sequence ATGTTAGCCAGCGTGGTGATTGCTTGCTACAAGCACGAGGCCTATCTCGAGCACTGCCTCGAGACGGTTTTCGATCAGACATATCCCGAACTCGAGCTGATCATCGTCGACGACAACTCGCCGGACAACAGCTTCCAGTTGGCCGAGAGGCTCCTGAAGCGGAAATCGTTCGCCAAGCGCTTTGCATCGTGCAAGTTGCTGAAGAATCCCACGAACATGGGAGCGCATTTCACCTGGAATCGTGCGTTGTCTCTCGCAACGGGCGAAATGTTGTTCTTGCTTAACTCGGACGATGCCTTTTCGAAGGAGCGGGTTGAGGCATTTGTCGGTCGCCATGGTGCTGAAAAGCTGTTCTTCGGTTTTTCCTCGATTGAGCCGATCGACGAGAACGGGAAATCGATCAAGAGCTATCAGTTTCCGGCGCGCCTCAGATACGCAACGAGTCAGGCTGCAGGTGCCGATCGCCCGCTGTCTTGGTCTTTCCTGGAGTCGCAGATAGCAGCTTCAACGGGAAATTTTGTGTTGAGCGCAGAATTGTTGAGGCGGACTGGGTGGTTTGCCGACCTCAAATATTGTCACGATTGGGAATTCGCGCTGCGAGCGATCACGATCGTTGAGCCAAAATATGTCGAAGCCGATCAGTACATGTATCGGTTGCACGCATCCAATAGTTTTCGTGGACTAAGTTCGGTGGCCGAAAGCGAAACGAGGGCTTGCATGCAGACCTATTCGCTGCGCGCGATGGTCTCCAAACCGTCCAACCGGACTTGTCTCAGCCCTCTGAACATGGGGGATGCTTTCTATCGGCTGATCAAGAACTACCCGAACTTCAATTATTGGATGCGGCAACTGTACGCGCCTTACATGGCCGAGCACAGGACGGTGGAGAAGAACCAGTGGACGGTTCCGGCTGAATGGCATTAG
- a CDS encoding UDP-glucose/GDP-mannose dehydrogenase family protein, with the protein MKIAMVGTGYVGLVSGACFADFGHQVVCVDKDAGKIEALKRGKIPIYETDLDKLVETNTAAGRLTFTTELAGAVGDADAVFIAVGTPSRRGDGHADLSYVYAAAKEIGAALKKFTVVVTKSTVPVGTGDEVERLIRETRPDADFAVASNPEFLREGAAIQDFRHPDRIVVGTEDDRAKRVMGEVYRPLYLNQAPILYTARRTAELIKYAANAFLATKITFINEIADLSEKVGANVQEVARGIGLDNRIGTKFLHAGAGYGGSCFPKDTRALFKTALDHDVQLKIVEATLTANDNRKRAMARKVANVLGGELRGKTIGVLGLTFKPDTDDMREAPSIPLINGLIDFGASVRAYDPVGMEQARKELPEIAYCKDAYECARQADALVIVTEWRQFRALDLKRIKQEMKHPVVVDLRNIYRPDEMAAHGFTYDSIGRPR; encoded by the coding sequence ATGAAGATTGCAATGGTTGGAACGGGATATGTAGGTCTCGTATCCGGAGCGTGTTTTGCCGATTTCGGCCATCAGGTCGTGTGTGTCGACAAGGACGCCGGCAAGATCGAAGCCCTGAAGCGCGGCAAGATCCCGATCTATGAGACCGACCTCGATAAGCTCGTCGAGACCAATACCGCCGCCGGACGGCTGACCTTCACGACGGAGCTCGCGGGCGCCGTCGGCGACGCCGATGCCGTCTTCATCGCGGTGGGAACACCCTCGCGGCGCGGCGATGGCCATGCGGACCTGAGCTACGTCTACGCTGCCGCCAAGGAGATCGGCGCAGCGCTGAAGAAGTTCACCGTGGTGGTGACGAAGTCGACCGTGCCCGTGGGCACCGGCGACGAGGTGGAACGCCTGATCCGCGAGACCCGTCCCGACGCGGATTTCGCGGTCGCTTCGAACCCCGAATTCCTGCGCGAAGGCGCCGCGATCCAGGATTTTCGCCATCCCGACCGGATCGTCGTCGGCACCGAGGACGATCGGGCCAAGAGGGTGATGGGCGAAGTCTATCGCCCGCTCTATTTGAACCAGGCCCCGATCCTCTATACGGCACGACGCACGGCGGAATTGATCAAATACGCCGCAAATGCCTTCCTCGCCACCAAGATCACCTTCATCAACGAGATCGCCGATCTCTCCGAAAAGGTCGGGGCGAACGTACAGGAAGTCGCGCGCGGCATCGGGCTCGACAACCGGATCGGAACCAAGTTCCTGCATGCCGGCGCAGGCTATGGCGGCTCGTGTTTCCCGAAGGATACCCGCGCCTTGTTCAAGACGGCGCTCGATCACGACGTCCAGCTGAAGATTGTCGAAGCCACGCTGACCGCGAACGACAACCGCAAGCGCGCGATGGCGCGCAAGGTCGCCAACGTGCTCGGCGGAGAGCTGCGCGGCAAGACGATCGGCGTGCTCGGCCTGACCTTCAAGCCCGATACCGACGACATGCGCGAGGCACCGTCGATCCCGCTGATCAATGGCCTGATCGACTTCGGCGCGAGCGTTCGCGCCTACGATCCGGTCGGCATGGAGCAGGCCCGCAAGGAATTGCCCGAGATCGCGTACTGCAAGGACGCCTATGAATGCGCCCGCCAGGCGGATGCGCTGGTGATCGTGACCGAGTGGCGCCAGTTCCGCGCGCTCGATCTGAAGCGCATCAAGCAGGAAATGAAGCATCCGGTCGTCGTCGACCTGCGCAACATCTACCGGCCGGACGAGATGGCCGCGCACGGCTTCACCTACGACAGCATCGGCCGGCCGCGCTAA
- the rfbB gene encoding dTDP-glucose 4,6-dehydratase gives MRFKGSTIFVTGGAGFIGSAVVRHLLRDTHARVVNIDKLTYAANLASLPGSAESLNYTFEKACICEAQVLRRLFEKYQPDAVMNLAAESHVDRSIDGPGEFIQTNIVGTFTILQETLRHWRTLSPEKRDQFRFLHISTDEVFGSLGDEGLFTETTAYAPNSPYSASKASSDHLVRAWRETYDLPTLVTNCSNNYGPYHFPEKLIPHMIIKGLAGEPLPVYGDGQNVRDWLFVEDHARALTLVLERGEVGETYNVGGRNERTNLHVVESICDLLDDVMPAAAGPRRQLINFVADRPGHDRRYAIDATKLETELGWRAEENFETGIAKTVRWYVDEQPWWRAILERGYKVERVGLNQ, from the coding sequence ATGCGGTTTAAGGGATCGACGATCTTCGTCACCGGCGGCGCGGGCTTCATCGGCTCCGCCGTGGTCCGGCACCTGCTGCGGGACACCCACGCCCGCGTCGTCAACATCGACAAGCTGACCTATGCGGCGAACCTGGCCTCCCTGCCCGGCTCGGCCGAGAGCCTGAACTACACCTTCGAGAAGGCCTGCATCTGCGAAGCACAGGTCCTGCGCCGGCTGTTCGAGAAATATCAGCCCGATGCGGTGATGAATCTTGCGGCGGAAAGCCATGTCGACCGCTCGATCGACGGTCCCGGCGAATTCATCCAGACCAACATCGTCGGCACCTTCACGATCCTGCAGGAGACGCTGCGCCACTGGCGCACGCTCTCGCCCGAGAAGCGCGACCAGTTCCGCTTCCTGCACATCTCGACCGACGAGGTGTTCGGGTCGCTCGGCGACGAAGGCCTGTTCACCGAGACCACGGCCTATGCGCCGAACTCGCCCTATTCGGCCAGCAAGGCCTCGTCCGATCATCTGGTGCGCGCTTGGCGCGAGACCTATGATTTGCCGACCCTGGTGACCAACTGCTCCAACAATTACGGCCCCTATCACTTCCCCGAGAAGCTGATCCCGCACATGATCATCAAGGGGCTCGCCGGCGAGCCGCTGCCGGTCTATGGCGACGGCCAGAACGTTCGTGACTGGCTGTTCGTCGAGGACCACGCCAGGGCGCTGACCTTGGTGCTGGAGCGCGGCGAGGTCGGCGAGACCTACAATGTCGGCGGCCGCAACGAGCGCACCAACCTGCATGTCGTGGAAAGCATCTGCGACCTGCTCGACGACGTCATGCCGGCTGCGGCCGGCCCGCGGCGGCAGCTGATCAACTTCGTCGCCGACCGGCCGGGCCACGACCGCCGCTACGCCATCGACGCCACCAAGCTCGAGACCGAGCTCGGCTGGCGCGCCGAGGAGAATTTCGAGACCGGCATCGCCAAGACGGTGCGCTGGTATGTCGACGAGCAACCCTGGTGGCGCGCGATCCTGGAGCGCGGCTACAAGGTGGAGCGCGTCGGGCTGAACCAGTAA
- the rfbC gene encoding dTDP-4-dehydrorhamnose 3,5-epimerase encodes MNVIKTELPEVLIVEPKLFGDQRGFFLETYQSPRYVEHGITRPFVQDNMSRSAYGVLRGLHLQNPLTQGKLVTVLRGKVLDVAVDVRVGSPNFGKHVAVELSEDNRRQLWVPRGFAHGFVVLSETADFFYKCDDFYSPKDELSIRWNDPAIGIKWGVDKPQLSAKDADAPLLADASNLPTYGQI; translated from the coding sequence ATGAACGTCATCAAGACCGAGCTTCCTGAAGTTCTGATCGTCGAGCCGAAGCTGTTCGGCGACCAGCGCGGCTTCTTCCTCGAGACCTACCAGTCGCCCCGTTATGTCGAGCACGGCATCACGCGCCCCTTCGTGCAGGACAACATGTCCCGCTCGGCCTACGGCGTGCTGCGCGGGCTGCACCTGCAAAACCCGCTCACCCAGGGCAAGCTCGTGACCGTGCTGCGCGGCAAGGTGCTGGACGTTGCCGTCGACGTGCGTGTCGGCAGCCCGAACTTCGGCAAGCACGTCGCGGTCGAATTGAGCGAGGACAACCGCCGGCAGCTATGGGTGCCGCGCGGCTTTGCCCACGGCTTCGTGGTGCTCTCGGAAACCGCCGACTTCTTCTACAAATGCGATGACTTCTACAGCCCCAAGGACGAGCTCTCGATCCGGTGGAACGATCCGGCGATCGGGATCAAATGGGGCGTCGATAAGCCACAGCTGTCGGCCAAGGATGCGGATGCGCCGCTGCTCGCCGACGCCAGCAATCTTCCGACCTATGGACAAATCTGA